gagaaaggggaagagaggtcaagagagaaggagaaggaatgggagggagagggagacagaagaaaagagagggggagggggagaaaggggaagaaagagaggccaagggagaaggagaaggtatgagagggagagagagacagaggtaaagggagggggagagggagagaagtagagcaaaagagagagagagagagcacaatagctgcagcaaggagagatgggaagacCTGCACTACCACAACTCTGCACCAAGACCATCAGTTTCTGAATCAACCTAAAACAGGATTGGGGAGAGTAGCTGGGGGGCTGGGATAGAGCAACTATGTGTACCCCTGGGAAACAggtaaaggggaggggaggaacagACATGAAAATCCATCTCCCTCGTCCCAGTAACATGGGCCTGTGACCAGAGAGGGTTGGAAGGTCATTAAAGATAATTGGGCTTCTGCTTGAATCTGGAAAACTTCGTCTCTCAGGATGGGTGAGATATTTGGAACCATATCTTGCTAGGGTGCAGGTTTGTGACCTGGGGGACTCCTGGCATGGGGTATGTCCCGAGACTGATCTGCCTGGTTAGGGAAAGCTGCtgaccactctatccacatcACTCACCTGGCTCCTTGACTTTCAGCTCAAACTTGACCTTGGAGCTGCCTGCGATGATTGCGTAGTTTGTGGCATCCAGGAAGCTGACCTTATGGATAGTGAGTGAGTGTCTATTCCCCTCGGCTCCAATGGTCCACCGTTCACTAGGGCCCATGACCACTCCCTCTCGCATCCACCTCACCTTGCTCACTCCCTGCTCCGTCTCCGCCTGGAAGGTGGCATCACTGCCCAGGTCCACCACCACACTCCGGGGCTTCCTGCTGAACGAGGAGCCTGTGGGGGGTGACCAGGGCTCAGGGTATGGGACCAGGAACCAACACCTAC
The Narcine bancroftii isolate sNarBan1 chromosome 1, sNarBan1.hap1, whole genome shotgun sequence genome window above contains:
- the LOC138755211 gene encoding myosin-binding protein C, cardiac-type-like, coding for MPEPGKKSGSSFSRKPRSVVVDLGSDATFQAETEQGVSKVRWMREGVVMGPSERWTIGAEGNRHSLTIHKVSFLDATNYAIIAGSSKVKFELKVKEPEWETGN